From one Doryrhamphus excisus isolate RoL2022-K1 chromosome 9, RoL_Dexc_1.0, whole genome shotgun sequence genomic stretch:
- the LOC131135460 gene encoding uncharacterized protein LOC131135460 isoform X1 → MRLLLVFVAALSQLPGRRAAFSVKQSITRCPIRYYGELYINIYVNVTNGTTAACFKGYYGQTADNDCVVARLRQGNQGPVDIGNLLREPPDSPAHLALPQLTGTSTCYTRMRIRQDGTPIFNILFRTFGEQQVARFRIHRDIDSDSKATAMVDGKEVAVWDITQSRDIFKDISGCRHSGVFYLPNTVACDHQGTHVSCNGTANLKAIPQYNNMCVNEAVCTVTASTVIDHHGNTTSVDDRCAYTLLSESGVRVVGVFQERRRKDVMFLDRIVIHLDDPDVDIHLGQGGRVEANDTKLNLSSTPEEHHGVDFLKDETGVSANVSHSNYSTLIFFDGYTVQIHTTHPWMPKGSNESMALLENLGGWCSNASMDSTDVKSSDSSSEGCEMRFNDTTDSSINCTAINDRCELLRGWHFSDCHDDIDPEAYIAACNNTLCRYPDVDGLMCQFLEAYTKACSLRNHNVVPWRSTANCFPVTTQAFCNDTLCVDHEFCAEGLGGGIRCFCRAIFVSDYRSNNSLGKSSEWSMVSEDHQTDRSMSLVCSGQPVVCSPNSASMTLLGCLLEEIDVDYSDVHLLDDSCRGDRDTEHMVTFRFNQSNACGVEVTANKSHVVYKNNFTIEGATSDVIDRFDQFETLDFSCFSGQPAIQSMAFKIRANSVGQQIVSGSWNYSVKMTAYNDADHKHALTSDTEIQMNQTVFVELMVYGLYDNLVNLVTDSCWATPKSSPAGALRYNMITDGCSANKRLVKVQVNGKGTSSYFSFHMFHFSGQGHGVYLHCQFHVCANQNVTCGPSCDEPAKTRRRRFAKSDYADQGPALISMSWT, encoded by the exons ATGCGCCTCCTGCTGGTCTTTGTGGCTGCACTCAGTCAGCTCCCAG GCCGACGTGCTGCATTCAGTGTCAAACAGTCCATTACGAGATGTCCCATTCGCTATTATGGAGAACTCTACATCAATATATAT GTGAACGTCACAAACGGCACAACGGCAGCTTGTTTCAAAGGTTACTACGGCCAGACGGCCGACAACGACTGTGTTGTTGCACGCCTGCGACAAGGCAACCAGGGGCCGGTGGACATCGGTAACCTCTTAAGGGAACCCCCCGACTCCCCCGCTCATCTGGCGCTGCCGCAACTCACCGGGACGTCCACGTGCTACACAAGAATGAGGATAAGACAAGACGGGACGCCGATT TTCAATATCCTCTTTCGGACGTTTGGGGAACAGCAAGTTGCACGCTTCAGGATCCATCGAGACATAGACTCG GACTCTAAAGCCACTGCCATGGTCGACGGGAAAGAAGTGGCCGTCTGGGATATTACGCAATCACGGGATATCTTCAAGGACATCAGCGGCTGCAGACACTCGG GCGTCTTCTACCTCCCCAACACGGTGGCTTGCGACCACCAAGGCACCCACGTGTCCTGCAACGGAACAGCAAACCTTAAGGCGATTCCTCAATACAACAACAT GTGCGTGAATGAGGCCGTATGCACCGTGACCGCGTCCACCGTCATtgatcaccatggcaacactaCCTCAGTGGACGATCGATGTGCCTACACTCTGTTGTCGGAGTCAGGCGTCCGGGTGGTGGGCGTCTTTCAGGAGCGCCGTCGGAAAGACGTGATGTTTTTGGACCGCATCGTCATTCATCTCGATGATCCAGATGTTGACATCCACCTGGGACAAGGTGGGAGGGTTGAG GCCAACGACACCAAGCTGAACCTCAGCAGTACACCCGAGGAGCATCACGGCGTGGACTTTCTTAAGGATGAAACTGGAGTGAGCGCCAACGTGTCCCACTCCAACTACTCCACCTTGATCTTCTTTGATGGATACACGGTTCAAATCCACACCACGCATCCGTGGATGCCGAAAG GATCAAATGAGTCAATGGCCCTCCTTGAGAACCTGGGCGGTTGGTGCAGCAACGCTAGCATGGATTCAACTGACGTGAAGTCGTCGGATTCCAGCTCTGAGGG CTGCGAGATGCGCTTCAACGACACGACTGACAGCAGCATCAACTGCACCGCCATCAACGACCG CTGTGAACTCCTGAGAGGATGGCACTTCAGCGACTGCCATGACGACATCGATCCCGAGGCCTACATCGCGGCCTGCAACAACACGCTGTGCCGATACCCCGATGTGGATGGTCTGATGTGCCAGTTTCTGGAGGCCTACACCAAAGCCTGCAGTCTGAGGAACCACAATGTGGTGCCATGGAGGTCAACGGCCAACTGCT TTCCAGTGACCACTCAGGCTTTCTGTAACGACACCCTGTGCGTGGACCATGAGTTCTGTGCTGAAGGTCTCGGTGGTGGCATCAGATGCTTCTGTCGAGCCATTTTTGTTTCCGACTACAGATCCAACAACTCCTTGGGTAAGAGCAGCGAGTGGAGCATGGTCAGTGAGGACCACCAAACAGATCGATCAATGTCCTTGGTTTGTTCAGGTCAACCGGTGGTCTGCAGTCCAAACTCTGCTTCAATGACTCTGCTGGGTTGCCTCCTGGAGGAAATAGATGTCGACTATTCTGACGTACATCTCCTTGACGACTCCTGCAGAGGCGACCGAGACACGGAGCACATGGTGACCTTCCGATTCAACCAGAGCAACGCCTGCGGCGTGGAGGTGACG GCCAACAAGAGCCACGTGGTTTATAAGAACAACTTCACCATAGAAGGTGCCACCAGCGATGTCATCGATCGTTTTGATCAGTTTGAAACTTTGGACTTCTCCTGCTTCAGCGGCCAACCTGCCATCCAGAGCATGGCCTTCAAGATCAGAGCCAA TTCCGTGGGCCAGCAGATCGTATCTGGGTCTTGGAACTACAGCGTCAAGATGACCGCCTACAATGATGCGGACCACAAACATGCTCTAACGTCCGACACTGAAATCCAGATGAACCAGACGGTCTTTGTGGAGCTGATGGTTTACGGTCTGTATGACAACCTGGTCAACTTGGTGACTGACTCCTGCTGGGCGACCCCCAAGTCTTCGCCCGCTGGAGCTCTGAGATACAACATGATCACTGACGG ATGTTCTGCTAACAAGCGCCTCGTGAAGGTGCAGGTCAATGGAAAAGGAACATCCAGCTACTTCTCCTTCCACATGTTCCACTTCTCCGGTCAAGGTCATGGCGTCTACCTGCACTGCCAATTCCATGTGTGTGCCAATCAGAACGTCACCTGTGGCCCG AGCTGTGATGAACCTGCTAAGACAAGAAGACGCAGGTTTGCCAAGTCCGATTATGCTGACCAAGGTCCTGCCCTCATCAGCATGTCCTGGACCTAA
- the LOC131135460 gene encoding uncharacterized protein LOC131135460 isoform X2, with protein MRLLLVFVAALSQLPGRRAAFSVKQSITRCPIRYYGELYINIYVNVTNGTTAACFKGYYGQTADNDCVVARLRQGNQGPVDIGNLLREPPDSPAHLALPQLTGTSTCYTRMRIRQDGTPIFNILFRTFGEQQVARFRIHRDIDSDSKATAMVDGKEVAVWDITQSRDIFKDISGCRHSGVFYLPNTVACDHQGTHVSCNGTANLKAIPQYNNMCVNEAVCTVTASTVIDHHGNTTSVDDRCAYTLLSESGVRVVGVFQERRRKDVMFLDRIVIHLDDPDVDIHLGQGGRVEANDTKLNLSSTPEEHHGVDFLKDETGVSANVSHSNYSTLIFFDGYTVQIHTTHPWMPKGSNESMALLENLGGWCSNASMDSTDVKSSDSSSEGCEMRFNDTTDSSINCTAINDRCELLRGWHFSDCHDDIDPEAYIAACNNTLCRYPDVDGLMCQFLEAYTKACSLRNHNVVPWRSTANCFPVTTQAFCNDTLCVDHEFCAEGLGGGIRCFCRAIFVSDYRSNNSLGQPVVCSPNSASMTLLGCLLEEIDVDYSDVHLLDDSCRGDRDTEHMVTFRFNQSNACGVEVTANKSHVVYKNNFTIEGATSDVIDRFDQFETLDFSCFSGQPAIQSMAFKIRANSVGQQIVSGSWNYSVKMTAYNDADHKHALTSDTEIQMNQTVFVELMVYGLYDNLVNLVTDSCWATPKSSPAGALRYNMITDGCSANKRLVKVQVNGKGTSSYFSFHMFHFSGQGHGVYLHCQFHVCANQNVTCGPSCDEPAKTRRRRFAKSDYADQGPALISMSWT; from the exons ATGCGCCTCCTGCTGGTCTTTGTGGCTGCACTCAGTCAGCTCCCAG GCCGACGTGCTGCATTCAGTGTCAAACAGTCCATTACGAGATGTCCCATTCGCTATTATGGAGAACTCTACATCAATATATAT GTGAACGTCACAAACGGCACAACGGCAGCTTGTTTCAAAGGTTACTACGGCCAGACGGCCGACAACGACTGTGTTGTTGCACGCCTGCGACAAGGCAACCAGGGGCCGGTGGACATCGGTAACCTCTTAAGGGAACCCCCCGACTCCCCCGCTCATCTGGCGCTGCCGCAACTCACCGGGACGTCCACGTGCTACACAAGAATGAGGATAAGACAAGACGGGACGCCGATT TTCAATATCCTCTTTCGGACGTTTGGGGAACAGCAAGTTGCACGCTTCAGGATCCATCGAGACATAGACTCG GACTCTAAAGCCACTGCCATGGTCGACGGGAAAGAAGTGGCCGTCTGGGATATTACGCAATCACGGGATATCTTCAAGGACATCAGCGGCTGCAGACACTCGG GCGTCTTCTACCTCCCCAACACGGTGGCTTGCGACCACCAAGGCACCCACGTGTCCTGCAACGGAACAGCAAACCTTAAGGCGATTCCTCAATACAACAACAT GTGCGTGAATGAGGCCGTATGCACCGTGACCGCGTCCACCGTCATtgatcaccatggcaacactaCCTCAGTGGACGATCGATGTGCCTACACTCTGTTGTCGGAGTCAGGCGTCCGGGTGGTGGGCGTCTTTCAGGAGCGCCGTCGGAAAGACGTGATGTTTTTGGACCGCATCGTCATTCATCTCGATGATCCAGATGTTGACATCCACCTGGGACAAGGTGGGAGGGTTGAG GCCAACGACACCAAGCTGAACCTCAGCAGTACACCCGAGGAGCATCACGGCGTGGACTTTCTTAAGGATGAAACTGGAGTGAGCGCCAACGTGTCCCACTCCAACTACTCCACCTTGATCTTCTTTGATGGATACACGGTTCAAATCCACACCACGCATCCGTGGATGCCGAAAG GATCAAATGAGTCAATGGCCCTCCTTGAGAACCTGGGCGGTTGGTGCAGCAACGCTAGCATGGATTCAACTGACGTGAAGTCGTCGGATTCCAGCTCTGAGGG CTGCGAGATGCGCTTCAACGACACGACTGACAGCAGCATCAACTGCACCGCCATCAACGACCG CTGTGAACTCCTGAGAGGATGGCACTTCAGCGACTGCCATGACGACATCGATCCCGAGGCCTACATCGCGGCCTGCAACAACACGCTGTGCCGATACCCCGATGTGGATGGTCTGATGTGCCAGTTTCTGGAGGCCTACACCAAAGCCTGCAGTCTGAGGAACCACAATGTGGTGCCATGGAGGTCAACGGCCAACTGCT TTCCAGTGACCACTCAGGCTTTCTGTAACGACACCCTGTGCGTGGACCATGAGTTCTGTGCTGAAGGTCTCGGTGGTGGCATCAGATGCTTCTGTCGAGCCATTTTTGTTTCCGACTACAGATCCAACAACTCCTTGG GTCAACCGGTGGTCTGCAGTCCAAACTCTGCTTCAATGACTCTGCTGGGTTGCCTCCTGGAGGAAATAGATGTCGACTATTCTGACGTACATCTCCTTGACGACTCCTGCAGAGGCGACCGAGACACGGAGCACATGGTGACCTTCCGATTCAACCAGAGCAACGCCTGCGGCGTGGAGGTGACG GCCAACAAGAGCCACGTGGTTTATAAGAACAACTTCACCATAGAAGGTGCCACCAGCGATGTCATCGATCGTTTTGATCAGTTTGAAACTTTGGACTTCTCCTGCTTCAGCGGCCAACCTGCCATCCAGAGCATGGCCTTCAAGATCAGAGCCAA TTCCGTGGGCCAGCAGATCGTATCTGGGTCTTGGAACTACAGCGTCAAGATGACCGCCTACAATGATGCGGACCACAAACATGCTCTAACGTCCGACACTGAAATCCAGATGAACCAGACGGTCTTTGTGGAGCTGATGGTTTACGGTCTGTATGACAACCTGGTCAACTTGGTGACTGACTCCTGCTGGGCGACCCCCAAGTCTTCGCCCGCTGGAGCTCTGAGATACAACATGATCACTGACGG ATGTTCTGCTAACAAGCGCCTCGTGAAGGTGCAGGTCAATGGAAAAGGAACATCCAGCTACTTCTCCTTCCACATGTTCCACTTCTCCGGTCAAGGTCATGGCGTCTACCTGCACTGCCAATTCCATGTGTGTGCCAATCAGAACGTCACCTGTGGCCCG AGCTGTGATGAACCTGCTAAGACAAGAAGACGCAGGTTTGCCAAGTCCGATTATGCTGACCAAGGTCCTGCCCTCATCAGCATGTCCTGGACCTAA